A part of Magnetospirillum sp. ME-1 genomic DNA contains:
- the ccoG gene encoding cytochrome c oxidase accessory protein CcoG, with protein sequence MSMIGKTPEPSPACPSTPAYAASAKVQPRGVKGRFRSLKWWASALLLAYWHLAPFIRWDRGPGAPSQAILADMAGRRGYFFFIEIWPQEVYFLTGLLFMAAIALFLMTSLVGRVWCGFLCWQTVYTDLFVAVERLVIGERNQRIAFERAPLTAGKLARKAVVNALWLAIAGACGIGFTLYFGDAFEQLRDIFTGEASTATYGAIAVVGGLCFLLAGYAREQVCIYMCPYARFQSAMFDEHSLIISYEAWRGEARGPAPADRDFSGRGHCVDCLACVQACPTGIDIRNGNQLACIGCGLCIDACNQVMDRFKLPRGLVSYDSSANLAARGENRQGGLRLLRPRTLAYGGILALVAAVMLGRLVSRPDVDVNVLHERSPLFVQMSDGSIRNGYAYKVLNMKGEERGFTLRLDGDAGGTISVVGGESDAKAVELRVPRDSVGDFRLYVTLPADKVASRKMPLTFVLSGPGREVRTETLFAGPER encoded by the coding sequence ATGTCGATGATCGGCAAGACGCCCGAGCCGTCCCCGGCCTGCCCCTCGACTCCGGCCTATGCCGCCTCGGCCAAGGTCCAGCCGCGCGGGGTGAAGGGGCGGTTCCGCAGCCTGAAATGGTGGGCCAGCGCCCTGCTGCTGGCCTATTGGCATCTGGCGCCCTTCATCCGCTGGGATCGCGGCCCCGGCGCGCCATCCCAAGCCATCCTGGCCGACATGGCCGGACGGCGGGGCTATTTCTTCTTCATCGAGATCTGGCCGCAGGAGGTCTATTTCCTGACCGGCCTGCTGTTCATGGCGGCCATCGCCCTGTTCCTGATGACCTCGCTGGTGGGGCGCGTCTGGTGCGGCTTTCTGTGCTGGCAGACGGTCTATACTGATCTGTTCGTGGCGGTGGAGCGTCTGGTGATCGGCGAGCGCAACCAGCGCATTGCCTTCGAGCGCGCGCCCCTGACGGCGGGCAAGCTGGCCAGGAAGGCGGTGGTCAACGCCTTGTGGCTGGCCATCGCGGGCGCCTGCGGCATCGGCTTCACGCTGTATTTCGGCGACGCCTTCGAGCAACTGCGCGACATCTTCACCGGCGAGGCCAGCACCGCCACCTATGGCGCCATCGCCGTGGTGGGGGGCCTTTGCTTCCTGCTGGCCGGCTATGCCCGCGAGCAGGTGTGCATCTATATGTGCCCCTATGCCCGCTTCCAGTCGGCCATGTTCGACGAGCATTCGCTGATCATCTCCTACGAGGCGTGGCGGGGCGAGGCGCGCGGCCCGGCCCCCGCCGACCGCGACTTCAGCGGACGCGGCCATTGCGTCGATTGCCTGGCCTGCGTCCAGGCCTGCCCCACCGGCATCGACATCCGCAACGGCAACCAGTTGGCCTGCATCGGCTGCGGGCTGTGCATCGACGCCTGCAACCAGGTGATGGACCGCTTCAAGCTGCCGCGCGGGCTGGTGTCCTACGATTCCTCGGCCAATCTGGCGGCCAGGGGCGAGAACCGCCAGGGTGGGCTGCGCCTGTTGCGCCCGCGCACGCTGGCCTATGGCGGCATCCTGGCGCTGGTCGCCGCGGTGATGCTGGGCCGGCTGGTGTCGCGCCCCGACGTGGACGTCAACGTGCTGCACGAGCGCTCGCCGCTGTTCGTGCAGATGTCGGACGGCAGCATCCGCAACGGCTACGCCTACAAGGTGCTGAACATGAAGGGCGAGGAGCGCGGCTTCACCCTGCGGCTGGACGGCGACGCGGGCGGCACCATCTCGGTGGTGGGCGGCGAGAGCGACGCCAAGGCGGTCGAATTGCGGGTGCCCCGCGATTCGGTGGGCGACTTCCGCCTCTACGTCACCCTGCCCGCCGACAAGGTGGCGTCGCGCAAGATGCCGCTCACCTTCGTGCTGTCGGGCCCGGGCCGCGAAGTCAGGACCGAGACCCTGTTCGCCGGGCCGGAGAGGTAG
- a CDS encoding bifunctional diguanylate cyclase/phosphodiesterase, whose translation MNRHVERRQMIHAMPAVFQKLDLKTKIVAACVGLFVAAIWLLAHDVAEEVRDDVKAVVAAEQTALVEHITDSLEEESKLRINTLKDVASLISPEMMEDRERLGAKLAEFKHIGRLFNLGLSVVSRQGIGFVDFPALKGRAGSDFSGEDYFQAILAGEDVAIGRPRLGRFSNRPVVLLAVPIRGAANEAIGVLVGANSVSDSDFFTEIIPRQSRLDGEFHIVSLRDRLYVASTRKDRILQPLPPLGVNRMLDRYVEGYEGSGISINSEGVEVLSSSRRIESTGWAVIATLPTSIAFAPIRRLEFEIYQDAALASVIIAVLLWLFVRRQLRPLEHAAEMLNAMATGNRPLSPLPVEGGPEIRQVLDSFNKFHERIRAQKQSLRDNAEQLALAASVFDGTSEAIAITNADGLILSVNKPFCRLTGYELEELVGRNPNILKSGRHDSDFYAEMWRSITATGNWSGEVWNRRKNGEVYPERLTISTIYDAEGQVQRRVAIASDITEQKKAEEIIWHQANHDLLTGLPNRRRFLELLRQDLAHADSLPDMVVGVLLVDLDRFKEVNDTLGHAIGDQLLLEVARRIRSCLSEKDVIGHLGADEFIISMIDDLGTARLEAAIAAIRMVIAEPFRSGSDTIHLTASIGITAYPTDGGDIEELLRNVDQAVREAKNGGRDRSCCFTESMREAGQTRLQLANDLRAALSEGQFEVYYQPIIDMPSRTIVKAEALLRWRHPERGFVSPAIFIPIAEETGLISDIGNWVFRQAAATARRLCDRCRYVEGGICRKEEIAGPAAPCLFQIAVNKSPRQFFSGFSHLEWAEHLRELNISPQCISIEVTEGLLLGQHAEVMERLAKFRAAGMQIALDDFGTGYSAMSYLKRFDIDYIKIDQSFVRDMTIDSSDRAIAEAIIVMAHRLGMKVVAEGIETEEQYALLAAAGCDFGQGYLFARPMPADQFEALAGGNCPQTQ comes from the coding sequence ATGAACCGCCACGTTGAACGGCGACAGATGATCCACGCCATGCCGGCAGTATTTCAAAAGCTCGACCTCAAGACCAAGATCGTCGCGGCCTGCGTCGGCCTGTTCGTCGCCGCCATCTGGCTGCTGGCCCACGACGTGGCGGAAGAAGTGCGCGACGACGTCAAGGCCGTGGTCGCCGCCGAGCAGACCGCCCTGGTCGAGCACATCACCGACAGCCTTGAGGAGGAAAGCAAACTCCGCATCAACACGCTGAAGGATGTGGCGTCCCTGATCTCCCCGGAAATGATGGAAGACCGCGAGCGCCTGGGGGCGAAGCTGGCCGAGTTCAAGCATATCGGCCGCCTGTTCAATCTAGGGCTGTCGGTGGTTTCCCGCCAGGGAATCGGCTTCGTCGACTTTCCCGCCCTGAAAGGCCGGGCCGGATCTGATTTTTCCGGTGAAGACTATTTCCAGGCCATCCTGGCCGGCGAGGATGTCGCCATCGGCCGCCCGCGCCTGGGGCGGTTCAGCAATCGCCCGGTCGTTTTGCTGGCCGTCCCGATCCGGGGGGCGGCCAACGAGGCCATCGGCGTCCTGGTGGGGGCCAATTCCGTCTCGGACAGCGATTTCTTCACCGAGATCATTCCCCGGCAGAGCCGCCTGGACGGGGAATTCCATATCGTTTCTCTCCGTGACCGCCTTTACGTCGCCTCTACCCGGAAGGACCGCATCCTCCAGCCTCTTCCGCCCTTGGGGGTGAACCGCATGCTCGATCGCTACGTGGAGGGCTATGAGGGATCGGGGATTTCCATCAATTCCGAGGGTGTGGAAGTTCTCAGTTCCTCTAGGCGGATCGAGAGTACGGGATGGGCCGTCATTGCCACCCTTCCGACTTCCATCGCCTTTGCCCCCATCCGTCGCCTGGAGTTCGAGATCTACCAGGATGCCGCGCTGGCGTCGGTCATCATCGCTGTGTTGCTGTGGCTGTTCGTCCGGCGCCAGTTGCGGCCGCTGGAACACGCGGCCGAAATGCTCAACGCCATGGCCACGGGCAACCGCCCCTTAAGCCCCCTGCCGGTCGAGGGCGGGCCGGAAATCCGCCAGGTGCTGGACAGTTTCAACAAGTTCCACGAGCGCATCAGGGCCCAGAAGCAGTCTCTGCGCGACAATGCCGAACAGCTTGCGCTGGCGGCGTCGGTGTTCGACGGCACCAGCGAGGCCATCGCCATCACCAATGCGGACGGCCTGATCCTCAGCGTCAACAAGCCCTTCTGCCGCCTGACCGGCTACGAGTTGGAGGAACTGGTTGGCCGGAATCCGAACATCTTGAAATCCGGCCGCCACGATTCCGACTTCTATGCCGAGATGTGGCGGTCGATCACCGCCACGGGAAACTGGTCGGGCGAGGTGTGGAACCGCCGCAAGAACGGCGAGGTCTATCCCGAACGCCTGACCATCTCGACCATTTACGATGCCGAGGGCCAGGTCCAGCGCCGGGTCGCCATCGCCTCGGACATCACCGAGCAGAAAAAGGCCGAGGAGATCATCTGGCACCAGGCCAACCATGATCTGCTGACCGGCCTGCCCAATCGCCGCCGCTTCCTTGAACTGCTGCGCCAGGATCTGGCGCATGCCGACAGTCTTCCGGACATGGTGGTGGGCGTCCTTCTAGTCGATCTCGACCGCTTCAAGGAGGTCAACGACACCCTGGGACACGCCATCGGCGACCAGTTGCTGCTGGAGGTGGCGCGCCGGATCAGGTCCTGCCTGTCGGAAAAGGACGTCATCGGCCATCTGGGGGCCGACGAGTTCATCATCTCCATGATCGACGACCTGGGCACCGCCCGTCTGGAGGCGGCCATCGCGGCGATTCGCATGGTCATCGCCGAACCCTTCCGCTCGGGAAGCGACACCATCCATCTGACCGCCAGCATCGGTATCACCGCCTATCCCACCGATGGCGGGGATATCGAGGAATTGCTGCGCAACGTCGATCAGGCGGTGCGCGAAGCCAAGAATGGCGGGCGCGACCGTTCGTGCTGCTTCACCGAATCCATGCGGGAAGCCGGGCAGACCAGACTGCAACTGGCCAACGATCTCCGAGCCGCGCTGTCCGAAGGGCAATTCGAGGTCTACTACCAGCCCATCATCGACATGCCGTCGCGGACCATCGTCAAGGCCGAGGCTTTGCTGCGCTGGCGCCATCCGGAGCGCGGATTCGTCAGCCCCGCAATCTTCATTCCCATCGCCGAGGAAACCGGCCTGATCTCGGATATCGGCAATTGGGTGTTCCGCCAGGCGGCCGCCACGGCTAGGCGGCTGTGCGATCGCTGCCGCTATGTGGAGGGAGGCATCTGCCGCAAGGAGGAAATTGCGGGACCGGCGGCGCCTTGCCTATTCCAGATCGCCGTCAACAAGTCGCCCCGCCAGTTCTTCTCAGGCTTCAGCCATCTGGAATGGGCCGAGCATCTGCGCGAGTTGAACATCTCGCCCCAATGCATCTCCATCGAAGTCACCGAGGGCTTGCTGCTGGGCCAGCACGCGGAAGTGATGGAGCGCCTGGCCAAGTTCCGCGCCGCCGGCATGCAGATCGCGCTCGACGATTTCGGCACCGGCTATTCCGCCATGTCCTATCTGAAGCGCTTCGACATCGACTACATCAAGATCGACCAGTCCTTCGTCCGCGACATGACCATCGATTCCAGTGATCGCGCCATCGCCGAAGCCATCATCGTCATGGCCCACCGGCTGGGCATGAAAGTGGTGGCGGAAGGAATCGAGACCGAGGAGCAATATGCTCTGCTGGCGGCGGCCGGGTGCGATTTCGGCCAGGGCTATCTCTTCGCCAGACCCATGCCGGCGGATCAATTCGAAGCCCTGGCGGGTGGAAATTGTCCTCAGACACAATAA
- a CDS encoding Orn/Lys/Arg decarboxylase N-terminal domain-containing protein, protein MEFFRRLTFLVCAPAFDTDDLEGVRVQQIITEVERLGFEVVRARRIEDAEIAVQTDAAIGCVLVDWEKGGKGAEATELINLMRRRGLEMPIVILVRGERFEDIPVDVLDYIDGYVFLAEETPEFIAKNLVSRLKQFAETLKTPFFGALVDYAEEGNQLWTCPGHNGGIFYNRSPIGRIFVEHLGEAVFRDDLDNSVLELGDLLTHEGPALQAQKEAAKIFGAEKTYFVLNGTSASNKIVLSALVAEDDLVLFDRNNHKAAHHGALLLGGGIPIFLETDRNAMGMIGPIFTDAFDEQAIREKIRTNPLVKDPDAWTKPRPFRVAVIEQCTYDGTIYNAERILERIGHLCDYILFDEAWAGFLKFHPLFKGCYGMGLKDRLDGNSPGIISTQSTHKQMAGFSQASQIHVRDRHIKGQSRRIEHRRFNETFMLHASTSPFYPLFASLDVGAQMMRGRSGEVLWDDTIDLGIELRKKVRAIKREFGEKEKDPARHWFFEPFVPDVVPEPGGGKTLVAWEDLPTETIASDARFWEFTPGAQWHGFRHVTRPGYAMTDPNKLTLITPGFDRKTGAYADYGIPAPVVAQYLRENRVVPEKNDLNSMLFLLTPGVESSKAGTLLSALVAFKRRHDDNALLDDAVPEFVHKRPQRYRGLRIQDLCAEMHAFFRERNVSALQRAQFAPEHRPNMVMRPNDAVRMLTRNQVDYLPIDQIEGRIATTLWVVYPPGIATIIPGERLCERARPMLDYLKMFERSANLFPGFEAEIQGLYREIEADGSIRFYTYVAKE, encoded by the coding sequence ATGGAGTTCTTTCGCCGCCTGACCTTCCTGGTCTGCGCTCCCGCTTTCGATACCGACGACCTGGAAGGCGTGCGGGTCCAGCAGATCATTACCGAGGTGGAGCGCCTGGGCTTCGAGGTGGTCCGCGCCCGGCGCATCGAGGACGCCGAGATCGCGGTGCAGACCGACGCCGCCATCGGCTGCGTGCTGGTGGACTGGGAGAAGGGCGGCAAGGGGGCGGAAGCCACCGAGCTGATCAACCTGATGCGCCGGCGCGGCCTGGAGATGCCCATCGTCATCCTGGTGCGCGGCGAGCGCTTCGAGGACATTCCCGTCGACGTGCTGGACTACATCGACGGCTACGTCTTCCTGGCCGAGGAGACGCCGGAATTCATCGCCAAGAATCTGGTCAGCCGCTTAAAGCAGTTCGCCGAGACCCTGAAGACCCCGTTCTTCGGCGCCCTGGTGGATTACGCCGAGGAAGGCAACCAGCTGTGGACCTGTCCCGGCCACAACGGCGGCATCTTCTACAACCGCAGCCCCATCGGGCGGATCTTCGTCGAACATCTGGGCGAGGCGGTGTTCCGCGACGATCTCGACAATTCCGTCCTCGAGTTGGGCGACCTTCTGACCCACGAAGGCCCGGCGCTGCAGGCCCAGAAGGAGGCCGCCAAGATCTTCGGGGCGGAAAAGACCTATTTCGTGCTGAACGGCACCTCGGCCTCCAACAAGATCGTGCTGTCGGCCCTGGTGGCCGAGGACGACCTGGTGCTGTTCGACCGCAACAACCACAAGGCGGCCCATCACGGCGCCCTGCTGCTGGGCGGCGGCATTCCCATCTTCCTGGAAACCGACCGCAACGCCATGGGCATGATCGGCCCCATCTTCACCGATGCCTTCGACGAGCAGGCCATCCGCGAGAAGATCAGGACCAATCCCCTGGTCAAGGACCCGGACGCCTGGACCAAGCCCCGCCCCTTCCGGGTGGCGGTGATCGAGCAGTGCACCTATGACGGCACCATCTACAACGCCGAGCGCATCCTCGAACGCATCGGGCACCTGTGCGACTACATCCTGTTCGACGAGGCCTGGGCGGGCTTCCTCAAGTTCCATCCCCTGTTCAAGGGCTGCTACGGCATGGGGCTGAAGGACCGGCTGGACGGGAATTCGCCCGGCATCATCTCGACCCAGTCCACCCACAAGCAGATGGCCGGCTTCTCCCAGGCGTCGCAGATCCACGTGCGCGACCGCCACATCAAGGGCCAGAGCCGCCGCATCGAGCATCGCCGCTTCAACGAGACGTTCATGCTGCACGCCTCGACCTCGCCGTTCTATCCGCTGTTCGCCTCGCTGGACGTGGGCGCCCAGATGATGCGCGGCCGCTCGGGCGAGGTGCTGTGGGACGACACCATCGATCTGGGCATCGAGCTCAGAAAGAAGGTCCGCGCCATCAAGCGGGAATTCGGCGAGAAGGAAAAGGACCCGGCCCGCCACTGGTTCTTCGAGCCCTTCGTCCCCGACGTGGTGCCCGAACCCGGCGGCGGCAAGACCCTGGTGGCCTGGGAGGACCTGCCCACCGAGACCATCGCGTCCGACGCCCGTTTCTGGGAATTCACCCCCGGCGCCCAGTGGCACGGCTTCCGGCACGTGACCCGGCCGGGCTACGCCATGACCGACCCCAACAAGCTGACCCTGATCACGCCCGGCTTCGACCGCAAGACCGGGGCCTATGCCGATTACGGCATTCCCGCCCCCGTGGTCGCCCAGTACCTGCGCGAAAACCGGGTGGTGCCGGAAAAGAACGACCTCAATTCCATGCTGTTCCTGCTGACCCCGGGCGTGGAATCCAGCAAGGCCGGTACCCTGCTCAGCGCCCTGGTGGCCTTCAAGCGCCGTCACGACGACAACGCCCTGCTGGACGACGCCGTGCCCGAATTCGTGCACAAGCGGCCGCAGCGCTATCGCGGCTTGCGCATCCAGGACCTGTGCGCCGAGATGCACGCCTTCTTCCGCGAGCGCAACGTCAGCGCGCTGCAGCGCGCCCAGTTCGCGCCCGAACATCGCCCCAACATGGTGATGCGCCCCAACGACGCGGTGCGCATGCTGACCCGCAACCAGGTGGACTACCTGCCCATCGACCAGATCGAGGGCCGTATCGCCACCACGCTGTGGGTGGTCTATCCCCCCGGCATCGCCACCATCATTCCCGGCGAGCGCCTGTGCGAACGGGCCAGACCCATGCTGGACTACCTCAAGATGTTCGAGCGGAGCGCCAATCTGTTCCCCGGCTTCGAAGCCGAAATCCAGGGGCTCTACCGCGAGATCGAGGCCGACGGGTCGATCCGCTTCTACACCTACGTGGCCAAGGAGTAA
- a CDS encoding methyl-accepting chemotaxis protein translates to MERLLSRLALRRQVASLVVMAGLVFLAAALLLWNSRQREDAARREADSFRTVMTLTDQVDIALLQARRQEKNFLLRHDEDSAAKQPRHVGEALAALDRMAAVLPGDGPPRPELIAKVKDGAERYGRAFAAMVETQRKVGFSDQLGLLGALRGSALDMEKVLKARDLPDLTILVLQMRRAEKNFLLRRQPADRAELDGLVAAFAKALPASGLGPAERAQLGEGLDRYHRDFSAAAAGIDAVAGLEREMIAVHKDWLEGVLASMVADSRNAALAAEAKAAEVGHAAVWTLDIVMVGGFVLILTLGLWLGASIERPVKRMAEVMKALAAGDKDAAIPAQDRHDEVGEMARAVQVFHDVMVEADRMREAREAERIRSEEEKAAALMALADDFEASVKSKVAEVERATGGIRQTAQVMAGRSERSGSRSLDVGDAVRITTERATGAAEATRQLALAINEIARQVANSTDIARRTVEDVNATARQMGGLANSVQSIGEVVKLINDIASQTNLLALNATIEAARAGEAGKGFAVVAGEVKTLANQTARATEEIARQVGEVQASSHSMADAITAVVDIIKSLDEVSAAIAGAVQEQEAATREIADDIDEVARQAKSVSANVGDLSRSSAQTCAGTVRVIWSAKSLTQVVETLTAETDRFLVRVRQ, encoded by the coding sequence ATGGAACGCCTTCTCTCCCGATTGGCGCTGCGGCGTCAGGTTGCATCCCTGGTGGTCATGGCGGGTCTGGTGTTTCTGGCGGCGGCACTGCTGCTGTGGAACAGCCGCCAGCGCGAAGACGCCGCCCGCCGCGAAGCCGATTCCTTCCGGACGGTGATGACGCTCACGGATCAGGTGGACATCGCCCTGCTGCAGGCGCGGCGCCAGGAAAAGAACTTCCTGCTGCGCCATGACGAGGATTCCGCCGCCAAGCAACCCCGCCACGTGGGCGAGGCCCTTGCGGCCCTCGACCGCATGGCCGCCGTGCTGCCCGGCGACGGGCCGCCCCGGCCCGAGCTGATCGCCAAGGTCAAGGACGGCGCCGAGCGTTACGGCCGCGCCTTCGCCGCCATGGTCGAGACCCAGCGCAAGGTGGGCTTCTCCGACCAGCTCGGGCTGCTGGGCGCGCTCAGGGGCTCGGCGCTGGACATGGAAAAGGTGCTGAAGGCCCGCGATCTGCCGGACCTGACCATTCTGGTGCTGCAGATGCGCCGGGCCGAGAAGAATTTCCTTCTACGCCGCCAGCCGGCGGACCGGGCCGAGCTGGACGGTCTGGTGGCCGCCTTCGCCAAGGCCTTGCCGGCCAGCGGCCTCGGGCCGGCCGAGCGGGCGCAGCTGGGGGAAGGCCTGGACCGCTATCACCGCGATTTCAGCGCCGCCGCCGCCGGTATCGACGCCGTCGCCGGACTGGAGCGCGAGATGATCGCCGTCCACAAGGACTGGCTTGAAGGTGTGCTGGCCTCCATGGTGGCCGATTCCCGGAACGCGGCCCTCGCCGCCGAAGCCAAGGCCGCCGAGGTCGGGCACGCCGCCGTCTGGACCCTGGATATCGTGATGGTGGGCGGTTTCGTCCTGATCCTGACCCTGGGGCTGTGGCTGGGGGCTTCCATCGAGCGGCCCGTCAAGCGCATGGCCGAGGTGATGAAGGCCCTGGCCGCCGGCGACAAGGACGCCGCCATTCCCGCCCAGGACCGCCACGACGAGGTGGGCGAGATGGCCCGCGCCGTCCAGGTCTTCCACGACGTCATGGTCGAGGCCGACCGGATGCGCGAGGCGCGCGAGGCCGAACGCATCCGTTCCGAGGAGGAGAAGGCCGCCGCCCTGATGGCCTTGGCCGACGATTTCGAGGCCAGCGTCAAAAGCAAGGTGGCCGAGGTCGAGCGCGCCACCGGCGGCATCCGCCAGACCGCCCAGGTCATGGCCGGGCGCTCGGAACGCAGCGGTTCGCGGTCGCTGGACGTGGGCGACGCGGTGCGCATCACCACCGAACGGGCCACCGGCGCCGCCGAGGCCACCCGCCAGTTGGCCCTGGCCATCAACGAGATCGCCCGGCAGGTGGCCAATTCCACCGACATCGCCCGGCGCACGGTGGAAGACGTCAACGCCACCGCCCGGCAGATGGGCGGGCTGGCCAATTCGGTGCAGTCCATCGGCGAGGTGGTCAAGCTGATCAACGACATCGCGTCGCAGACCAACCTGCTGGCGCTCAACGCCACCATCGAGGCGGCCAGGGCGGGCGAGGCGGGCAAGGGCTTCGCCGTGGTGGCGGGCGAGGTGAAGACCCTGGCCAACCAGACCGCCAGGGCCACCGAGGAGATCGCCCGCCAGGTGGGCGAGGTCCAGGCCTCGTCCCACAGCATGGCCGACGCCATCACCGCCGTGGTCGATATCATCAAGTCCCTGGACGAGGTCTCGGCGGCCATCGCCGGGGCGGTGCAGGAGCAGGAGGCCGCCACCCGCGAAATCGCCGACGACATCGACGAAGTGGCCCGTCAGGCGAAGTCCGTCTCGGCCAATGTGGGTGACCTGTCGCGCTCGTCCGCCCAGACCTGCGCCGGCACGGTCCGCGTGATCTGGAGCGCCAAGAGTCTGACCCAGGTGGTGGAGACCCTGACCGCCGAGACCGACCGCTTCCTGGTCCGGGTCCGGCAGTAA
- a CDS encoding STAS domain-containing protein, whose translation MQYNVAKNGQAVTVALQGQLNFAANDTFAVLLRDLDGVGKAKVVFDLSALSHIDSVGLGLLYIAQEELDRAGASMSLARPQSGVKRLLELTEAGDTFEITV comes from the coding sequence ATGCAGTACAACGTCGCCAAAAACGGCCAGGCCGTCACCGTCGCCCTTCAGGGACAGCTGAATTTCGCCGCCAACGATACCTTCGCGGTCCTGCTGCGCGATCTGGACGGGGTCGGCAAGGCCAAGGTGGTGTTCGACCTGTCGGCCTTGAGCCACATCGATTCGGTGGGATTGGGGCTGCTTTACATCGCCCAGGAGGAACTGGACCGTGCCGGAGCCTCCATGAGCCTGGCCCGGCCGCAAAGCGGGGTGAAGCGCCTGCTGGAACTCACCGAGGCCGGCGACACCTTCGAGATCACGGTATGA
- a CDS encoding Crp/Fnr family transcriptional regulator: MAAPGPEDWTRSVPALGQLDDATRERLRAISRRAALPAGTKVFGEGSPCQAYLILLAGEVRVQKVAESGREIVLYRVGAGETCIVTTACLMSGVDYDAEGVAESDVTAQVLPAPAFRELLGRSESFRDFVFRAYGTRISSLLMLIDEVAFGRMDRRLAACLLARAKGTGTVTATHQDLAVELGSAREVVSRLLKDFERRGWVALARGSVTLLDAAALGEN; encoded by the coding sequence ATGGCCGCGCCCGGTCCCGAGGACTGGACCCGCTCGGTTCCCGCCCTTGGCCAGTTGGACGATGCCACCCGCGAGCGGCTGCGGGCCATCAGCCGCCGCGCCGCCCTGCCCGCCGGTACCAAGGTGTTCGGCGAGGGCAGCCCCTGCCAGGCCTATCTGATCCTGCTGGCGGGCGAGGTGCGGGTGCAGAAGGTGGCGGAATCGGGCCGCGAGATCGTCCTTTACCGCGTCGGCGCGGGCGAGACCTGCATCGTCACCACCGCCTGCCTGATGAGCGGGGTGGATTACGACGCCGAGGGCGTGGCCGAGAGCGACGTCACCGCCCAGGTCCTGCCCGCCCCGGCTTTCCGCGAGCTGCTGGGCCGCTCGGAAAGCTTCCGCGACTTCGTGTTCCGCGCCTACGGCACGCGTATTTCCAGCCTCTTGATGCTGATCGACGAGGTGGCGTTCGGACGCATGGACCGCCGCCTCGCCGCCTGCCTGCTGGCGCGGGCCAAGGGAACCGGCACGGTGACCGCCACCCATCAGGATCTGGCGGTGGAACTGGGCAGCGCCCGAGAAGTGGTGAGCCGCCTGCTCAAGGATTTCGAGCGCCGGGGCTGGGTCGCCCTGGCGCGGGGCAGCGTGACGCTGCTCGATGCCGCCGCCTTGGGCGAAAATTAG
- a CDS encoding YkgJ family cysteine cluster protein: MRHFRCTACGKCCAGWLPLTISDALLHAGRFPLAVVWTPVRQAAKDFAATERLGFTFRTPDKKTVAVRICPTAYIPPTMTCPALTADNLCAIHGAKPLRCKAMPFFPYRDEGHQADLLIPRAGWDCDVSPLAPSVYDGKTIVDRADFDAERAELLAQAPLIRSYAQRLLETVPAMGGSLAKALLKPGGGHVAVSFASLLRHLPNEDRSRIAARQIGALTEASHRLGTESGWAEYRRNYQDWAWEMERLT, from the coding sequence ATGCGGCACTTCCGCTGTACGGCCTGTGGGAAATGTTGCGCCGGCTGGCTGCCTTTGACCATCTCGGATGCCCTGCTCCATGCCGGCCGTTTTCCCCTGGCCGTGGTCTGGACGCCGGTTCGCCAGGCCGCCAAGGACTTCGCCGCCACCGAAAGACTGGGCTTCACCTTCCGTACTCCCGACAAGAAGACTGTGGCGGTCAGGATCTGCCCGACCGCCTACATTCCCCCCACCATGACCTGTCCGGCGCTCACCGCCGACAACCTGTGCGCCATCCATGGGGCCAAGCCCCTGCGGTGCAAGGCCATGCCGTTCTTTCCCTATCGGGACGAGGGGCATCAGGCGGACCTGCTGATTCCGCGCGCCGGCTGGGATTGCGACGTCTCGCCATTGGCGCCTTCCGTCTATGACGGCAAGACCATTGTCGACCGGGCCGATTTCGATGCCGAACGGGCAGAGCTGTTGGCTCAGGCCCCCCTGATCCGGTCCTATGCCCAACGGCTCCTGGAGACGGTTCCCGCCATGGGAGGCAGCCTCGCCAAAGCCCTCCTCAAGCCGGGCGGGGGGCATGTCGCCGTAAGTTTCGCCTCGCTCCTGCGGCATTTGCCGAACGAGGATCGGAGCCGAATCGCCGCCCGGCAGATCGGGGCCCTGACGGAGGCATCCCACAGGCTCGGGACAGAATCCGGCTGGGCCGAATATCGCCGGAATTATCAGGACTGGGCCTGGGAAATGGAGCGCCTGACCTGA
- a CDS encoding YgaP family membrane protein yields MNKNVGGIDRILRIVAGLVLIGLTLAGIIGLWGWIGVVPLATAAIGWCPAYLPFGIKTCKTG; encoded by the coding sequence ATGAACAAGAACGTCGGCGGCATCGACCGCATCCTGCGCATCGTGGCGGGTCTGGTCCTGATCGGCCTGACCCTGGCCGGTATCATCGGCCTGTGGGGCTGGATCGGCGTGGTGCCGCTGGCCACCGCCGCCATCGGCTGGTGCCCGGCCTACCTGCCCTTCGGCATCAAGACCTGCAAGACCGGCTGA